A DNA window from Vagococcus penaei contains the following coding sequences:
- a CDS encoding nucleotidyltransferase family protein → MSESELIQLFLEHNDIMRILKIVEELKLSDCWLCAGVLRQTVWNSLSGQKTALDDVIDIDIVFYDKSLSYEETQMIETTLRTSYPNYNWELKNQVYMHFHNSDTAPYCHTRDAITKFPETCTALALRLDKQAIELFVPHGIEDLINFRVVATPHFKATDARRKAYNQRVLAKNWLSKWPNLLIELEN, encoded by the coding sequence ATGAGTGAATCAGAGTTAATTCAATTATTTTTAGAACATAATGATATTATGCGGATATTAAAAATAGTTGAGGAACTAAAATTAAGCGATTGTTGGCTGTGTGCTGGTGTATTACGTCAGACGGTCTGGAATAGCTTGTCTGGGCAAAAGACAGCTCTAGATGATGTGATAGACATTGATATTGTCTTTTATGATAAAAGCTTAAGCTATGAAGAAACGCAAATGATTGAAACAACATTAAGGACAAGTTATCCGAATTATAATTGGGAACTTAAAAACCAAGTCTACATGCATTTTCACAATTCTGATACGGCACCATATTGTCATACACGAGATGCGATAACGAAATTCCCTGAAACTTGTACAGCACTGGCTTTACGCTTAGATAAACAAGCAATCGAATTATTTGTACCACATGGAATTGAAGATTTAATTAACTTTAGAGTAGTGGCTACACCGCATTTTAAAGCGACAGATGCTAGGAGAAAAGCGTATAATCAGCGTGTATTAGCTAAAAATTGGCTATCGAAGTGGCCAAATCTTCTAATTGAATTAGAAAATTAA